One Xiphophorus maculatus strain JP 163 A chromosome 9, X_maculatus-5.0-male, whole genome shotgun sequence DNA segment encodes these proteins:
- the LOC102236202 gene encoding bromodomain-containing protein 3-like: MLLNRMADLKACPSVSGNPPPPEVVNPRRPGRLTNQLLYLEKVVMKALWKHQYSWPFREPVDAVTLCLPDYYKIITYPMDLSTIKKRLENRYYWEASECVKDFNSMFTNCYMYNKPGDDIVFMAQTLEKAFLQKLSQMQKGEVVTAVSALEPLKMKKNNTADAVKQKSGISDVVLQQMVMVIPPDVSRINPPNLLAEKTHTTIKKTLKRKADSATSATSVFTNSEVSADEEPSVPCTLFFRTSNGRRIKPPKKDLPAFEDKRVRMPEQLRYCNNILKEMLSKRHYAYAWPFYTPVDAVALGLHDYHDIIKQPMDLSTIKKKMDQQEYGGAKEFAADVRLMFSNCYRYNPPSHDVVYMAKKLQEVFEARYMNIPQKPEGCSVSLQCAESRESNKVGSPSTSESSLSNNSSESEKSSDEVAMQLAHLEEKLKAVSDQLKRLTKEPLKPKKKEKLKREKRANEKGLSRLKNISAKYNTIVQMISKCKSASLHGVKPHNPGVPAKCSEVVSVPLSNQEKTQLKADIDKLPSKKLIEMLNLIKSRETCLETAESGEVEVDFEKLKASTLRALQQFVAASLSKCNSSRNKKKLLIPKGGLKSEKTKEGGKRSIMSNKKSMLMKQKPLVEVSGNSRQSPFSKSSSSSFSSGSSSDSSSSSSDGSDSESVPKLKKMSKEPCQKVHQKVTHNLSNKRVSEIRQSTKASIRTRHPLYPIKPTLPETKNDPTPQIPGHFYDELPLSPQDLSALLSPMASPGALPDWAAARFEGAVLSPLTDSPLLFKEEMGDIYLTDFRDPEDFPDGQGSELLLSQTTSKSTEEDKFQIPKKEIFLKNAESWAKLVRQSVTPAAIKASKESFQMFRKAAIEKEEREKAQKKKALDETGVMEPVEKNSFPALGKTEQPREKIKEDPDLLESICPEAGLEAPKRVEQPRFQSEAKAQIQQFSVDKERELARRKEQERRRREAMSCIDMTMQREIMTSFELGLD, translated from the exons ATGCTTTTAAACAGGATGGCTGATTTGAAAGCCTGCCCCTCCGTGAGCGGGAACCCGCCTCCACCAGAGGTTGTAAATCCCAGGAGGCCCGGGCGCCTGACCAATCAGCTGCTGTATCTGGAGAAGGTGGTGATGAAAGCTCTCTGGAAACATCAGTATTCATGGCCCTTTCGCGAGCCCGTCGATGCTGTAACGCTGTGTCTTCCA gattattataaaattattacatATCCTATGGATCTGAGCACCATCAAGAAGCGACTAGAGAACCGGTATTACTGGGAAGCAAGTGAGTGTGTAAAAGACTTCAACTCCATGTTCACCAACTGCTACATGTACAACAAG CCTGGAGATGATATTGTTTTTATGGCCCAAACCTTGGAAAAGGCCTTTTTGCAGAAATTGTCACAAATGCAAAAGGGGGAGGTGGTCACTGCAGTCTCTGCGCTTGAACcactgaaaatgaagaaaaacaacacag CAGATGCAGTGAAGCAGAAGTCTGGTATATCAGACGTTGTTCTCCAGCAGATGGTGATGGTCATTCCTCCCGATGTGAGTCGGATCAACCCACCCAACCTACTcgctgaaaaaacacacacaaca attaaaaaaaccttGAAGCGGAAAGCTGACTCGGCAACATCCGCCACCTCCGTCTTCACAAACAGTGAGGTCTCCGCTGATGAGGAACCTTCAGTGCCTTGCACGTTGTTCTTCAGAACAAGCAATGGAAGGCGCATCAAGCCCCCAAAGAAGGACTTGCCTGCTTTTGAGGACAAGAGGGTCAGAATGCCAGAGCAGCTCAGGTACTGCAACAACATCCTGAAAGAGATGCTGTCCAAGAGGCACTACGCCTACGCCTGGCCCTTTTACACGCCGGTGGATGCAGTGGCTTTGGGGCTCCACGACTACCATGACATCATCAAGCAGCCGATGGACCTGAGCACCATCAAG AAAAAAATGGACCAGCAGGAGTACGGAGGTGCCAAGGAATTTGCTGCTGATGTGCGACTAATGTTCTCAAACTGCTACAGATACAATCCTCCGTCACATGATGTTGTCTACATGGCCAAAAAACTGCAG GAGGTTTTTGAAGCCCGCTACATGAACATTCCCCAAAAACCAGAAGGATGCTCCGTCTCTCTACAGTGTGCCGAAAGCCGGGAGTCGAACAAAGTTGGAAGTCCCTCAACCTCTGAGAGTTCTCTGAGCAACAACTCCTCTGAGTCAGAGAAGTCGTCAGATGAGGTTGCCATGCAACTGGCTCATCTGGAAGAGAAG TTGAAAGCGGTCAGCGATCAGCTGAAGCGGCTCACCAAAGAGCCTCTGAAGccgaagaagaaggagaagctGAAGAGGGAAAAACGAGCCAACGAGAAGGGCCTTTCTCgactgaagaacatttctgcgAAATACAACACTATAGTGCAAATGATTTCGAAATGCAAAAGCGCCTCTCT GCATGGAGTGAAACCCCACAATCCCGGAGTCCCAGCCAAGTGCAGCGAGGTCGTTTCAGTCCCACTGAGTAACCAGGAGAAGACGCAGCTAAAGGCAGACATCGACAAACTACCCAGTAAAAAACTGATCGAGATGCTGAACCTCATCAAGAGCAGGGAGACGTGTTTGGAAACGGCTGAATCCGGGGAGGTGGAAGTGGACTTTGAAAAGCTCAAAGCTTCCACTCTCAGAGCCTTGCAGCAGTTTGTGGCTGCCAGTCTCAGTAaatgcaacagcagcagaaaca aaaaaaagttgttgatCCCCAAAGGAGGACTGAAGagtgaaaaaacaaaggagGGTGGAAAGAGATCAATTATGAGCAACAAAAAGAGCATGTTGATGAAACAGAAACCACTGG TTGAAGTCTCCGGCAACAGCCGCCAGTCACCTTTCAGCAAAAGCAGCAGCTCCTCGTTCAGCTCCGGCAGCAGCAGTGACAGTAGCTCCAGCTCCAGTGACGGCAGTGACTCTGAATCAG tgccaaaactgaagaaaatgtctAAGGAGCCCTGTCAAAAAGTTCACCAAAAG GTGACCCACAATCTCAGCAATAAGCGGGTATCAGAGATCAGACAGTCGACGAAGGCCTCTATCAGAACCCGTCATCCCTTATACCCCATCAAGCCCACGCTTCCAGAAACTAAAAACGACCCAACACCGCAAATCCCAGGCCACTTCTACGACGAGCTGCCACTGTCCCCGCAAG ATTTGTCTGCGCTCTTATCCCCCATGGCCTCTCCTGGAGCGCTGCCAGACTGGGCTGCTGCCAGATTTGAG GGTGCAGTGCTGTCCCCTCTCACTGACAGTCCACTGCTCTTCAAAGAAGAGATGGGTGACA TTTATTTGACGGATTTCCGGGATCCTGAAGATTTTCCTGATGGTCAGGGGAGCGAGCTACTGCTCAGCCAGACCACGAGTAAATCTACTGAAGAGGATAAATTCCAGATTCCCAAAAAG gaaattttcttgaaaaatgcAGAGTCATGGGCAAAACTTGTGAGGCAGTCGGTCACTCCAGCTGCTATCAAGGCCTCTAAAGAGAGCTTCCAGATGTTCCGCAAAGCCGCCATAGAAAAGGAAGAACGGGAGAAAGCCCAAAAGAAGAAAGCATTGGATGAAACCGGAGTGATGGAGCCTGTTGAAAAGAACAG CTTTCCAGCTTTGGGTAAAACGGAGCAACCTCGTGAGAAGATTAAAGAGGATCCAGATTTGCTGGAGAGCATCTGCCCGGAGGCCGGGTTGGAAGCTCCCAAACGAGTGGAGCAGCCGAGGTTTCAAAGTGAAGCGAAGGCCCAGATCCAGCAGTTTTCTGTGGATAAAGAGCGAGAGCTGGCCCGCAGGAAAGAGCAGGAGCGTCGCAGGAGGGAGGCT ATGTCTTGTATTGACATGACCATGCAGCGGGAGATCATGACCTCATTTGAACTTGGCCTGGACTGA